The following is a genomic window from Laspinema palackyanum D2c.
CTGATACATTTGTTTTGGGGACGGGGATTAGCTTTGCGAATTCGGTGATTCAACCATTCTATATCGGGAATGGAAATGAAGATTATGCCTTGATTCGCAACTTTGAACCTGGAAAGGATCAGATTCAGTTAGGGGGGAATCCAGAGGAATATACTTTCCAAGCAGCCAATGGCAATTTAAACATTTTCCGCAATCCGGGGGATTTAGTCGGAATTGTCGAAGGGGTGACTAATATCGGGGTAACGCAAACGTTTACGACGGGACGATTCTTGATGAGTTAAACTGACACCAGGGGTCGGTATCGGTTGTGCTGACGAAAAACCGGATGGAGATTGCCATCCGGTTTGGGTTTAGGGAGGATTCCAGTTAGGTGCGATCGCGCGCTTGTTTAATCAGTTCCACAATCTTGGGATGACCTTCCTCTGCCGCCCAAACCAACGCCGTCCATTTATTGCGGTCCTGCGCCCGAATATCTGCACCGCGATCGATTAAACATTGTACCACATCTCCCTGTCCATTTCCGGCAGCCGTAATTAAAGCCGTCACCCCAAACTCACTTTGAGCATTGATATCTGCACCTGCGGCAATTAATGCCTTGACCACCTCCAGTTTACCCGAACCGGATGCACTCATCAACGCCGTCCATCCGTCATTATCGGCATTGTTAGCATCGGCACCGGCATCGAGTAATAATTGTACCAGTTCCAGATTACCAGCCTCCGCAGCAGCGGTTAATGCCGTTAATCCATCAGCATCTTTTTCATT
Proteins encoded in this region:
- a CDS encoding ankyrin repeat domain-containing protein codes for the protein MTELIEAIKTGEKSSVEALLQGNADVNEKDADGLTALTAAAEAGNLELVQLLLDAGADANNADNDGWTALMSASGSGKLEVVKALIAAGADINAQSEFGVTALITAAGNGQGDVVQCLIDRGADIRAQDRNKWTALVWAAEEGHPKIVELIKQARDRT